The following are from one region of the Bacteroidota bacterium genome:
- a CDS encoding carboxypeptidase regulatory-like domain-containing protein: protein ALGKFGIANIKPGSYDIEVTLVGYNTLTETNIRFAPGKELKRKYILIAILPPPPPQPPLPL from the coding sequence TGCGCTCGGAAAATTCGGCATCGCCAACATAAAACCCGGCAGCTACGATATAGAAGTTACCCTCGTGGGCTACAACACCCTCACCGAAACAAACATCCGCTTCGCCCCCGGCAAAGAACTAAAACGCAAATACATCCTAATCGCAATCCTCCCGCCACCACCGCCACAGCCACCTCTCCCCCTTTGA